The Montipora capricornis isolate CH-2021 chromosome 3, ASM3666992v2, whole genome shotgun sequence genome window below encodes:
- the LOC138041687 gene encoding uncharacterized protein, which yields MMRLQWTQDLDVESLEARGHWASMEELLEVVSFHLPRYEQTVKTCRNDPGQVNPSDLTFATKFLATYLFIKVKGSRPMTYQYLTVEMVKAAKANGGFIDQKTFKTAGKYGFDSVILTDTSMQILDGYINFVRPLLKPQCDFVLVTKNGSQQSKLGNEMSKLVFDAIGKHIHPMRYRQIVKTQSLDALDDKEHRVLSEDQKHSSIVAKGTKGSEVDMEVNTRFGSSSSTVTFEPAFECARSEHARPKIDTPPHSNRLLSQGHQRRPLRFTTDEDDFLKRGIYKHGFGQWTAILRDSDFSFQKGRLADSLKKRAELKFLLDEKP from the exons atgatgagattgcaatggacgcaagatctcgatgtcgaatcattagaggccaggggccactgggcaagcatggaagagctgttagaagtcgtgtcttttcacttgcctcgctacgaacaaaccGTGAAAACGTGCCGAAATGACCCCGGTCAAGTGAATCCCTCTGACTtgacatttgcaacaaaatttttggccacctacttgttcatcaaggtgaaaggatcgcgtcccatgacttatcaatATCTCACAGTTGaaatggtaaaggcagcaaaggcaAACGGcggtttcatcgatcagaaaaccttcaagactgcgggaaaatacggatttgactctgtgattctgacagatacaagcatgcaaatactcgacggctacattaATTTCGTGAGGCCTTTACTTAAACCCCAGTGTGACTTTGTCttggtcaccaaaaacggaagccaacaaagcaaattgggcaacgagatgagcaagttggtcttTGACGCTATTGGCAAACACATTCACCCCATGcgttatcgccaaatcgtcAAAACGCAAAGTCTCGACGCGCTTgacgacaaagagcaccgaGTTTTgtctgaagaccaaaaacatagctctatcgttgccaaa ggcaccaaaggctcagaggtggatatggaagtgaacactagatttggcagctcaAGTTCCACAGTCACTTTTGAGCCAGCCTTTGAATGTGCACGATCAGAACACGCACggcccaaaatcgataccccGCCCCACTCAAATCGCTTACTTAGTCAGGGCCATCaacgtcgaccgttgagatttacgacAGATGAAGACGATTTTCTAAAAAGGGGTATCTATAAGCACGGGTTTGGACAATGGACGGCTATTTTGAGAGATTCAGATTTTAGTTTCCAGAAAGGCAGGCTGGCCGATTCTTTAAAGAAAAGGGCCGAACTCAAGTTTCTCTTAGACGAAAAACCCTAA